CGGTCGATCTGGAACAGCTTTTCGTCGATGCCGGCGCCCTCAAGCAGGGGCATTTTCTCCTTGCCTCTGGTCGGCATAGCGACCGCTATCTCGAGAAGTTCGATCTGCTGCGCAATCCTGGAGCAACATCCCTGGTCCTCGAACCGCTCGCGGAGCAACTTCGCGCGTGGGACATCGATGTGATCGTTGGCCCAACAACCGGCGGAATCCTGCTCGCCTTCGAGTTGGCCCGGCAGCTTGGACTGCCGGCGGCGTACGCTGAGCGAAGTGGCGAAGGACTCTCCGGGCGGGAAATCAAGCGAAGCACCGTCTTCACACCCGGTGCTCGTGTGTTCGTGATCGATGACATTCTGACTACTGGAGGATCAGTGGCAGAGACCCTTAACGCGCTGAAGGGTCATCCGGTCGAAGTCGTTGGGATAGCAGTACTTGCCGATCGCAGTGGCGGATCGGTCAGGTTTGGCGAGCTTCCCCTCTTGCCATTGCTCACACTTAACATCGAAAGCTGGGCCGCCGAGGAGTGCCCGCTTTGTGCGGCAGGTGCAGCGTTGGTGAAACCCGGATCGACTTCGGTTACGTAGCC
Above is a genomic segment from Thermomicrobiales bacterium containing:
- the pyrE gene encoding orotate phosphoribosyltransferase translates to MTVDLEQLFVDAGALKQGHFLLASGRHSDRYLEKFDLLRNPGATSLVLEPLAEQLRAWDIDVIVGPTTGGILLAFELARQLGLPAAYAERSGEGLSGREIKRSTVFTPGARVFVIDDILTTGGSVAETLNALKGHPVEVVGIAVLADRSGGSVRFGELPLLPLLTLNIESWAAEECPLCAAGAALVKPGSTSVT